ACAACGCCGACCTGCTGCCGCCGCGGTTCGACCGCCCGCTGGCGGTGACCTGGTCGCGCAGCGACGCCGCGCCCACCGATGCGCGCCGGCTGGTGCCGCGCGGGCAGGACTACGCGCGCGAACAGAACCTGATCTGGGCGGCCTCGGAGCTGCCGCTGGGCGGCGCGCTGCGCGAGCGCTACCAGACCCGCCCGCTGCTGCACACGCCGGCGGTGATGCGCCGCAACTGCCAGGCCAGCCTGGACGCGCGCTCGCTGGAACCGCGCACGCGGCGCATGTCCACCTACCTGCTGCAGGAATACTTCCTGCCGCTGCCGGCCTTCGCCGCGTTCGCGCGGCAGATGGGCGCGATCCTGCGCCGCCACGAGGTCAACGCGCTCAACGTCTCGATCCGCCACTCGCCCGCCGACACCGTGTCGTTGCTGCGCTGGGCGCCGCAGCCGGTGTTCTCCTTCGTGCTGTACTACAAGCAGCGCAGCGGCGCCGCGCCGGACCGGGACGCGGCGGTGTGGACCCGGCACCTGATCGACGCGGCGCTGGCGCACGGCGGCCGCTACTACCTGCCGTACCGGCTGCATGCCACGCCGCGCCAGTTCGCCGCGGCCTATCCCGAGGCCGAGGCGTTCGCGCGGATCAAGCGCCGCGTCGATCCGCAGCGGCGTTTCCGCAACCGGCTGTGGGACAAATACCTGCCGCAGGGATGACGCAGGCTCGCGAACGGGCGCGACCGATGGCCCGCTGTGCACCACGGATGCACGCCTCGCAGGAGCGGCTTCAGCCGCGACCGTGACCTTGCCAGGAGGCGACGGTCGCGGCTGAAGCCGCTCCTACAGAACGCCAGGGCCGTCTGCGCCCGCGTCCGCTGCCCTACGCCTGCGAGCGCGGCGTCGGCGCCTTGGTCATCGCCGCCAGCTCCGCGTGGGCGATGCGCCACAGGTAGAAACTCGCGTAGCTGCGGTACGGCCCCCAGCGCTCGCCGCGGGCCAGCAGCTCCTTCGGGGTCGGCGGCAGTTCCAGCCCGTCCACGCGCTGGGCGCCCTTGCGGATGGCCAGGTCGTCCACCGGCAGCAGGTCGGGGCGGCCGAGGCGGAACATCAGCATCATCTCCACCGTCCAACGGCCGATGCCGCGGATCGGCAGCAGCGCCGCCACGATCGCGTCGTGGTGCATCGTCGCCATCCGCCGCAGGCCGGGGATCTCGCCGGCCGCCTCGCGCCGCGCCAGGTCGCGCAGCGCCAGCGTCTTGTTGCCGGACACGCCGCAGGCGCGCAGGCCGGGATCGTCGATCCGCGCCAGCGTGTCGGCGTGCAAGCGGTCGCTGCCGATCGCCGCTTCGACGCGGCCGACGATGGTCCCGGCGGCCTTGCCGCTGAGTTGCTGGAACAGGATCGCGCGCGCCAGCGCATCCACCGGGTCGAACGGCTTGGCCCAGCCCGGCTGCGGCGCGATCGGGCCGATCCGGCGCATCCACGCGCCGAGCTTGCGGTCGCGCCGGCGCAGATGGTCGTAGGCGGCCTGGGTGTCGAATCCGCGCGAATATCTAGGCAACGCTCTACCGCCTCAACGCATCCAGCGCCCACAGCACCCAGCCCAGCATCAGCGTCGTGCCGCCGACCGGGGCCAGCCGGGTCGGCCAGTGCGCCAGCGCGTTGCCGGCCAGGCTGCCGGCGAACAGCAGCGTGCCCAGCAGCAACAGCGCCAGCGCGGCGCGGCCGAGCAGGCGTTCGCTGCCGCGGGCCAGCGCCGCCAGCGCCAGCCCGTGGCCGAAGGCGTACAGCGCCGCGGTCTGCAGGTGCGACTGCGCCAACGGCTCGGCCACGCCGTGCGAGGCGTAGGCGGACAAGCCGATCGCGGCAGCCGCCAGCAGGCCGCCGGCACTGGCCAGCCAGGACCGCTTGCGCGGGCGACGATCGAAATTCAGCATGGCGATGCTCCGTTGCGGCCGGTTTCCGGCCCCACAAACGAAACGCGCCGCAAGATGCGGCGCGTTTCGGGGTCACTCATCCATCCGGGCGGCTGGCTTACTTGATCGCCCAGTAGATGTCGTACGTGCCTTCCGGCGAGAACGACTTGTCCACGCCGCCCTTCCAGGCTTCGTACGGACGGTCGGTCACGTCGTAGCCGCTGGTCGCGGCCCAGGCGCGGACCGCATTGCGCGCCGCATCCAGGCCCGCCATGTGGCCGGTGTAGCCGGCGAACGCGGAGCGGTGCGCTTCGGTCCGCAGGTAGGTCACCGGCGCGCCCTGCGGGATGGTCAGCTTCAGCGGCTCGCCGCTGGCGGCGACCGGGGTGGCGTCGACCGGAGCGGCAGGCGCGGCCGCGTCGTCCTTCTTCTCTTCCGGCTTGGCGGCGGCGTCCGGCTTCGGCGCGCCACCGGCACGCTTGCGCACCGGCTGGCTCACGTCGAAGGCGTACTTGTCGGCGCCGAAGTCGGTGGTGACGATGCGCACCGGGCCGGCCGCTTCCAGGCCGTTGGCGTCCATCACCCGCTTGATCCACTCCTGGTTGTCCTTGATGGACTTCTTGATGGCCTCGTTGTCGCGGTCGATGTTGCCGGCGTTGACCACCAGCAGGTCCTCGGCCGGAACGTCGACGACCTTCAGGTCCTTCAACGGGGTTTCCTCGGCGCGGTAGTCGACGTTCGGCACGGTGGCCAGCACGTTGCTCAGCCGCGACAGGCCCAGCTTGATGTCGTCGCCCACGTGGCGGCTCACGTACAGGCCGGCATAGCGACCGAACAGGTCCCAGCCGTACTTGACCGTGTAGTCCTGGGTGATCTTGACGTTGCGGCCGCTCTTGCCGGTCGGCTCGAGCTTGAACGACGTGGTCTTGTCGGTGCCCTTGCTCTCGTCTTCGATGCCGATGACGACCTGCTTGTTCTTCTCGGTCGAGGTGATGGTCCAGCTGCCCTTGCCGATGTAGCCCTCGTTGGAGGCGTAGTCGAGACGGGCGCCGACGCCGGCTTCGGGACCGGAGAGCTTCAGTTGGATACGCGGATCGCGCAGCACCAGAGGGTTCCAGTCCTTGA
The Xanthomonas sp. AM6 DNA segment above includes these coding regions:
- a CDS encoding DUF423 domain-containing protein, whose amino-acid sequence is MLNFDRRPRKRSWLASAGGLLAAAAIGLSAYASHGVAEPLAQSHLQTAALYAFGHGLALAALARGSERLLGRAALALLLLGTLLFAGSLAGNALAHWPTRLAPVGGTTLMLGWVLWALDALRR
- a CDS encoding DNA-3-methyladenine glycosylase, with translation MPRYSRGFDTQAAYDHLRRRDRKLGAWMRRIGPIAPQPGWAKPFDPVDALARAILFQQLSGKAAGTIVGRVEAAIGSDRLHADTLARIDDPGLRACGVSGNKTLALRDLARREAAGEIPGLRRMATMHHDAIVAALLPIRGIGRWTVEMMLMFRLGRPDLLPVDDLAIRKGAQRVDGLELPPTPKELLARGERWGPYRSYASFYLWRIAHAELAAMTKAPTPRSQA
- a CDS encoding polyketide cyclase gives rise to the protein MTRIIEFLIALGIVAGLFVLVGVVLPSERHMSESVETNRRMTIVYDTVNSLRRFKDWNPLVLRDPRIQLKLSGPEAGVGARLDYASNEGYIGKGSWTITSTEKNKQVVIGIEDESKGTDKTTSFKLEPTGKSGRNVKITQDYTVKYGWDLFGRYAGLYVSRHVGDDIKLGLSRLSNVLATVPNVDYRAEETPLKDLKVVDVPAEDLLVVNAGNIDRDNEAIKKSIKDNQEWIKRVMDANGLEAAGPVRIVTTDFGADKYAFDVSQPVRKRAGGAPKPDAAAKPEEKKDDAAAPAAPVDATPVAASGEPLKLTIPQGAPVTYLRTEAHRSAFAGYTGHMAGLDAARNAVRAWAATSGYDVTDRPYEAWKGGVDKSFSPEGTYDIYWAIK